In Polaribacter sp. Hel_I_88, the following proteins share a genomic window:
- a CDS encoding ABC transporter ATP-binding protein has translation MSNLLEINNIVKNYGDFRALNDVSIHIPKGSVYGLLGPNGAGKTSLIRIINQITMADTGSVYLDGEILSPKHTADIGYLPEERGLYKSMKVGEQALYLAQLKGLSKTEAKKRLKYWFEKFDIMAWWNKKIEELSKGMAQKVQFIVTVMHNPKLLIFDEPFSGFDPINAQLIAKEILQLRDEGATIIFSTHRMESVEEMCDEIALIDKSNKILDGKLNDIKREFRTNTFQVGLHTANPKEVETALKQHFDVLPADFKLLGKELTLNVKLKSTNTANELLSFLTNRGEVQHFVELIPSANDIFIQAINKNM, from the coding sequence ATGAGTAATTTACTAGAAATTAATAATATAGTGAAGAATTATGGAGATTTTAGAGCATTAAATGATGTCTCTATCCATATTCCTAAAGGAAGTGTTTATGGTTTGTTAGGGCCAAATGGTGCAGGTAAAACTTCGTTAATCAGAATTATCAACCAAATAACAATGGCAGATACTGGATCTGTTTATTTAGATGGAGAAATTTTATCTCCAAAACACACAGCAGATATTGGTTATTTGCCAGAAGAACGTGGTTTATATAAATCGATGAAAGTGGGTGAGCAAGCCTTGTATTTAGCTCAATTAAAAGGTTTAAGCAAAACTGAAGCTAAAAAACGCTTAAAATATTGGTTTGAGAAATTCGATATTATGGCTTGGTGGAATAAGAAAATAGAAGAACTATCTAAAGGAATGGCGCAAAAAGTACAGTTTATAGTAACTGTAATGCACAATCCTAAATTGTTAATTTTTGATGAGCCTTTTTCTGGTTTCGACCCTATAAATGCACAATTAATTGCCAAAGAAATTTTGCAGTTAAGAGATGAAGGAGCAACCATAATATTCTCAACACACAGAATGGAATCTGTGGAAGAAATGTGTGATGAAATTGCTTTAATTGATAAATCTAATAAAATTTTAGATGGGAAACTGAATGACATCAAAAGAGAATTCAGAACTAATACGTTTCAAGTTGGGTTGCATACTGCAAATCCAAAAGAAGTAGAAACTGCTTTAAAACAACATTTTGATGTTTTACCAGCAGATTTTAAATTGTTAGGCAAAGAGTTAACTTTAAACGTAAAGTTAAAAAGCACAAATACAGCCAACGAATTATTGTCTTTTTTAACCAATAGAGGGGAAGTGCAGCATTTTGTGGAATTGATACCAAGTGCAAACGATATTTTTATTCAAGCAATAAATAAAAACATGTAA
- a CDS encoding sigma-54 dependent transcriptional regulator: MSKILIIEDEAAIRRVLKKIISEENDSYNVDEAEDGLLGIEMIKDNDYDLVLCDIKMPKMDGVEVLEKAKKIKPEIPIVMISGHGDLDTAVNTMRLGAFDYISKPPDLNRLLNTVRNALDKKVLIVENKRLKKKVSKNYEMIGKSQEINHIKEIIEKVAATDARVLITGSNGTGKELVAHWLHEKSDRSKASMIEVNCAAIPSELIESELFGHVKGSFTGANKDRAGKFEAANGGTIFLDEIGDMSLSAQAKVLRALQESRISRVGSDKDIKVNVRVVAATNKDLKTEIAEGRFREDLYHRLAVILIKVPALNDRREDIPLLVDYFTSKISEEQGVPKKMFSNDAINLLKEYDWTGNIRELRNVIERLMILGEKEVSANDIKLFASK, translated from the coding sequence ATGTCAAAAATATTAATAATAGAAGACGAAGCAGCAATTAGGAGAGTTTTAAAGAAAATTATTTCAGAAGAAAACGACTCTTATAATGTTGATGAAGCAGAAGATGGTTTACTGGGTATAGAAATGATTAAAGACAACGATTATGATTTAGTTTTATGTGATATTAAAATGCCAAAAATGGATGGTGTTGAGGTGTTAGAAAAAGCTAAAAAGATAAAACCAGAAATACCAATTGTCATGATTTCTGGCCATGGAGATTTAGATACAGCAGTAAATACAATGCGTTTAGGAGCTTTTGATTATATTTCTAAGCCACCAGACTTAAACCGACTTTTAAATACGGTTAGAAATGCTTTGGATAAAAAAGTATTGATTGTAGAAAACAAAAGATTAAAGAAAAAAGTCAGTAAAAATTACGAAATGATTGGTAAGAGTCAGGAAATCAATCATATTAAAGAAATTATAGAAAAAGTTGCAGCTACAGATGCACGAGTATTAATTACAGGTTCTAATGGAACAGGTAAAGAGTTGGTTGCTCATTGGTTGCATGAAAAATCAGACAGGTCTAAAGCATCTATGATTGAAGTGAATTGTGCTGCAATTCCATCAGAATTGATAGAAAGCGAACTTTTTGGTCATGTAAAAGGTTCTTTTACAGGTGCAAATAAAGACAGAGCTGGGAAGTTTGAAGCGGCTAATGGAGGTACTATTTTTTTAGATGAAATTGGTGATATGAGCCTTTCTGCACAAGCAAAAGTTTTACGTGCTTTGCAAGAAAGCAGAATATCTAGAGTTGGTTCTGATAAAGACATAAAGGTAAATGTAAGAGTTGTAGCAGCAACGAATAAAGATTTAAAAACGGAAATTGCTGAAGGACGCTTTAGAGAGGATTTGTACCACAGGTTAGCTGTTATTTTAATTAAAGTACCTGCTTTAAATGACAGAAGAGAAGATATTCCTTTATTGGTAGATTATTTTACTTCTAAAATTTCAGAAGAACAAGGAGTTCCTAAGAAAATGTTTTCTAATGATGCCATCAACTTATTAAAAGAATACGATTGGACTGGGAATATTAGAGAGTTAAGAAACGTTATAGAGCGCTTAATGATTTTAGGAGAAAAAGAAGTGTCTGCAAATGATATTAAATTATTTGCTAGCAAATAA
- a CDS encoding MarR family winged helix-turn-helix transcriptional regulator yields MDKNISIDHQLRATWQAVAKMYNEQAANHNSTMSMAFVLLTIDKEKGTPSTALGPLMGMEPTSLSRILKSMEEKGAISREKNPDDGRSVIIKLTDYGLEMRKFSKNHVYQFNNVVREYVSEDELNSFFKVMTTINKLIAEKKIFETVNQDK; encoded by the coding sequence ATGGATAAGAATATTTCAATCGATCATCAATTAAGAGCAACTTGGCAAGCTGTTGCAAAGATGTATAATGAGCAGGCAGCAAACCATAACAGCACAATGTCTATGGCTTTTGTTTTGCTAACTATTGACAAAGAAAAAGGAACACCAAGTACAGCTTTAGGGCCTTTAATGGGAATGGAACCAACAAGTCTTTCAAGAATTTTAAAATCGATGGAGGAAAAAGGAGCAATTTCTAGAGAAAAAAATCCTGATGATGGTAGAAGTGTTATTATTAAATTAACAGACTATGGTTTAGAAATGCGAAAATTTTCTAAAAATCATGTGTATCAATTTAACAATGTTGTCAGAGAATATGTTTCAGAAGATGAGTTGAATTCTTTTTTTAAAGTGATGACGACAATCAATAAATTAATTGCAGAAAAGAAAATTTTTGAAACTGTTAATCAAGATAAATAA
- a CDS encoding mechanosensitive ion channel family protein: protein MQETLEKVKETIVEETTSILDYKFIFSDQISITVKGLIFIVVALVITSFILKLVRRFTTRKMSLNDKQKFVTVFGYIRWFVFLIIFLIAMHTSGVNVTAVFAASAALLIGVGLALQTLFQDIISGIFILVDQSVHAGDIIELEGKIGRVLDIRLRTTRAVTIDNRVLVIPNHLYLTNILFNWTENGTETREYVDVGVAYGSNVELVREILIDIAEKQDKILKIPAPGVLFTDFADSSLNFRLAFSLNDSFEARFIKSDLRFAIDKAFREHNVTIPFPQRDVHVFTNAKPGIQFEKIEHTAK, encoded by the coding sequence ATGCAAGAAACTTTAGAGAAAGTAAAAGAGACTATTGTAGAAGAAACAACCTCTATTTTAGATTATAAATTTATTTTTAGCGATCAAATAAGTATTACAGTTAAAGGGTTAATATTTATTGTTGTAGCGCTTGTTATTACTTCTTTTATATTAAAGTTGGTAAGAAGGTTTACCACTAGAAAAATGTCGTTAAATGATAAACAGAAGTTTGTAACCGTTTTTGGTTATATACGCTGGTTTGTGTTTCTCATTATTTTCTTGATAGCTATGCACACTTCTGGTGTGAATGTTACAGCTGTTTTTGCAGCATCAGCAGCCTTGTTAATTGGTGTTGGTTTGGCGTTACAAACACTTTTTCAAGATATAATTTCTGGAATTTTCATTTTGGTAGATCAGTCTGTGCATGCAGGAGATATTATTGAATTGGAAGGGAAAATTGGTAGAGTTTTAGATATTCGTTTGCGAACTACAAGAGCAGTTACTATTGATAATCGAGTTTTGGTAATTCCAAATCATTTATATTTAACCAATATTTTATTTAATTGGACAGAAAATGGTACAGAAACTCGTGAATATGTAGATGTTGGAGTTGCTTATGGAAGTAATGTGGAATTGGTTAGAGAAATTTTAATTGACATTGCAGAGAAACAGGACAAAATTTTAAAAATTCCTGCACCTGGAGTTTTATTTACAGATTTTGCAGATAGTTCTTTAAATTTTAGATTAGCTTTTTCTTTAAATGATAGCTTTGAGGCAAGATTTATAAAAAGCGATTTACGTTTTGCAATTGATAAAGCCTTTAGAGAACATAATGTTACCATACCTTTTCCACAAAGAGATGTGCATGTTTTTACCAATGCAAAACCTGGAATTCAATTCGAAAAGATAGAGCATACAGCTAAGTAA
- a CDS encoding DUF6268 family outer membrane beta-barrel protein, which produces MKKLILFVFLLMSFLSNAQLTDLARLEYSFIPKNKSDDQYTRIRALVNYPVEVKEDTYFLIGAEYNNIFLNLNDTYPFDTSSLENITVIDLNLAYTHKLNEIWRVAYKVTPRLASTLTEKITSKDLFLNGGVFFIKDRTKLTTIRKPYRLILGLTYNTTAGIPFPLPLISYFSQINENWSYTVGVPKMNVKYRFDEKKNLQAFVGLDGYYAHLQRPTSIQGNQVDNISLSVVVAGLGYEYLLTKYLVLYTYAGYTLRLNNVLRNEERENVFTLDDVNSFYLRTGIKFRL; this is translated from the coding sequence ATGAAAAAGCTTATTTTGTTTGTATTTTTATTGATGAGTTTTTTGTCTAATGCACAATTAACAGATTTGGCAAGATTGGAATATTCGTTTATTCCTAAAAATAAGTCAGATGATCAATATACAAGAATTAGAGCTTTAGTTAATTATCCTGTAGAGGTAAAAGAGGATACTTATTTTCTAATTGGTGCTGAGTATAATAACATTTTTTTAAATTTAAATGATACGTATCCCTTTGATACTAGTTCTTTAGAAAATATAACTGTAATTGATTTAAACTTAGCTTATACGCATAAATTAAATGAAATTTGGCGAGTTGCTTATAAAGTTACTCCAAGACTAGCATCTACTTTAACTGAAAAAATTACTAGCAAAGATTTGTTTTTAAATGGAGGTGTTTTTTTTATAAAAGATAGAACAAAATTAACCACTATTAGAAAACCCTACAGACTTATTTTAGGGTTAACATACAACACAACAGCAGGTATTCCATTTCCTTTACCATTAATTAGCTATTTTAGTCAAATTAACGAAAACTGGTCGTACACAGTAGGTGTTCCAAAAATGAATGTAAAATATAGGTTTGATGAAAAGAAAAATTTACAAGCTTTTGTGGGATTAGATGGTTATTATGCACATCTACAAAGACCCACTTCAATTCAAGGAAATCAAGTAGATAATATTTCTTTATCGGTTGTAGTTGCTGGTTTAGGATACGAGTATTTGTTAACTAAATATCTAGTTTTATACACATATGCTGGGTATACTTTAAGGTTAAACAACGTATTAAGAAATGAAGAAAGAGAAAATGTATTTACATTAGATGATGTAAATTCATTTTATTTAAGAACAGGAATTAAATTCAGATTATAA
- a CDS encoding ABC transporter permease, translating into MSKLKLIIHREFIAKVRNKSFIMMTFLSPLLMVGVGFLVFFLMKKNDEKVKKIVYVDNSTLFTKDDFKDTKTVHYEDFTNLGIEQTKQKVEDGDYYGALFIPKKDSLEILANSIEFYSKESPSMSIINSLESKIERKIGNEKLNYFGIDLEKINASKIQSEIKMYNFSGEESSKMKNWIKILVGAIAGYLLMMFVMIYGTSVMRSVIEEKTSRIIEIIVSSVKPFQLMLGKIIGNGSAGLLQFLIWGILLFLISTGLTAFFGLDMTEMQTANLSEEQLEAAKQAADPNKMQLLVQEVLDLPILKMFVLFIFYFLGGFMLYSSLFAAIGAAVDNETDTQQFMLPIMLPLILAVYVGFATVTNDPHGPIAVAFSYIPLTSPIVMLMRVPFGVTWLELAISMLLLVVTFLFMVWLAAKIYRVGILMYGKKPTYKDLYKWLKYKG; encoded by the coding sequence ATGAGCAAGTTAAAACTAATTATACACAGAGAGTTTATTGCAAAAGTGCGAAACAAATCATTTATAATGATGACTTTTTTAAGTCCGTTATTAATGGTTGGTGTTGGTTTTTTAGTTTTTTTTCTGATGAAAAAGAACGACGAAAAAGTTAAGAAAATCGTTTATGTAGATAATTCTACTTTGTTTACTAAAGACGATTTTAAAGATACAAAAACCGTGCATTATGAAGATTTTACAAATTTAGGAATCGAGCAAACAAAGCAAAAAGTAGAAGATGGCGATTATTATGGAGCCTTATTTATCCCTAAAAAAGATAGTTTAGAGATTTTAGCAAATTCTATTGAGTTTTATTCTAAAGAATCTCCATCAATGTCCATTATCAATTCTTTAGAAAGTAAAATTGAACGAAAAATAGGAAACGAAAAGCTGAATTATTTTGGCATTGATTTAGAGAAAATAAACGCATCTAAGATTCAATCTGAAATTAAAATGTACAATTTTTCTGGTGAAGAATCATCAAAAATGAAAAATTGGATTAAAATTTTAGTCGGTGCAATTGCAGGTTATTTACTAATGATGTTTGTTATGATTTACGGAACCTCAGTAATGAGAAGCGTTATCGAAGAAAAAACAAGTAGAATTATAGAAATTATTGTATCCTCTGTAAAACCCTTTCAATTAATGTTGGGTAAAATTATTGGAAATGGTTCTGCAGGTTTATTGCAATTTTTAATATGGGGAATTCTGTTATTTTTAATTTCTACAGGTTTAACAGCCTTTTTTGGACTTGATATGACAGAGATGCAAACCGCTAATTTATCTGAAGAGCAATTAGAAGCTGCAAAACAAGCAGCAGATCCAAACAAAATGCAATTGTTAGTGCAAGAGGTTTTAGATTTACCAATCTTAAAAATGTTTGTATTATTTATATTTTACTTTTTAGGAGGTTTTATGTTATATAGTTCTCTTTTTGCTGCTATTGGTGCAGCTGTGGATAATGAAACAGATACACAACAATTTATGTTGCCAATTATGTTGCCATTAATTTTAGCAGTTTATGTTGGTTTTGCAACGGTTACCAACGATCCTCATGGACCAATTGCTGTTGCATTTTCATACATTCCACTTACAAGTCCAATAGTAATGTTAATGAGAGTGCCATTTGGCGTTACTTGGTTAGAATTGGCAATATCTATGCTTTTATTAGTAGTTACTTTCTTATTTATGGTATGGTTAGCAGCAAAAATATACAGAGTTGGTATTTTAATGTATGGCAAAAAACCAACCTATAAAGATTTATACAAATGGTTAAAATATAAAGGATAA
- a CDS encoding 3-hydroxyacyl-CoA dehydrogenase/enoyl-CoA hydratase family protein: MTRRIKKVAIIGSGIMGSGIACHFANIGVEVLLLDIVPRELTDKEKAMGLTMEDKVVRNRLVNDALAASLKSKPSPIYSTKFAERITIGNIDDDLHLIKDVDWVMEVVVERLDIKKSVFEKIEKFRKPGTLITSNTSGIPIKFMNEGRSEDFQQHFAVTHFFNPPRYLKLFEVVPGPNCKQEVTDFLMMYGDKFLGKTSVLAKDTPAFIGNRIGIFGIMSLFHVVKEMGLTVEEVDKLTGPVIGRPKSATFRTIDVVGLDTLVHTANGVKDNCPEDEMRAQFVIPDFVNHMMEHKMLGSKTGKGFYKMTKDANGKRNILTLDLDTLEYREKKSAKFATLELTKTIDNVADRFKVLVAGKDKAGEFYRKSFAAMFAYVQNRIPEISDELYRIDDGLRAGFGWEHGPFQIWDAIGVAKGVEIMKAEGHTIAPWVEEMLLNNNDSFYTVKEGTTHYYDIVTKTQTKKPGQDSFIILDNIRKSNQVWKNSGAVIHDLGDGILNLEFQSKMNTIGGDVLAAINKSIDLAEKNYQGLIVGNQAANFSVGANIGMIFMMAAEQEYDELNMAIKYFQDTMMRMRYSAIPTISAPHGMALGGGCEISLHADKVVAAAETYMGLVEFGVGVIPGGGGSKEMALRAQDTFRKGDVQLNVLQEYFLTIGMAKVATSAYEAFDLGLLQKGKDVVVVNKDRQIAEAKKHAVLMAEAGYTQPASRNDVLVLGKQALGAFMVATDSMQASRFISEHDQKIANKLAYVMAGGDLSEPTQVSEQYLLDLEREAFLSLCTERKTLERIQHMLKTGKPLRN; this comes from the coding sequence ATGACAAGAAGAATTAAAAAAGTAGCAATTATAGGTTCTGGAATTATGGGATCTGGTATTGCATGTCACTTTGCAAATATTGGTGTAGAAGTTCTTTTGTTGGACATTGTTCCAAGAGAATTAACAGACAAAGAAAAAGCAATGGGACTTACAATGGAAGACAAAGTTGTTCGTAATCGTTTAGTAAATGATGCTTTAGCAGCTTCTTTAAAATCGAAACCTTCTCCTATATATAGTACAAAATTTGCAGAAAGAATTACCATAGGTAATATTGATGATGATTTACATTTAATTAAAGATGTAGATTGGGTGATGGAAGTTGTTGTAGAACGTTTGGATATTAAAAAGTCAGTTTTCGAAAAAATTGAGAAATTTAGAAAGCCAGGAACGCTAATTACTTCAAATACTTCTGGAATTCCTATCAAATTTATGAACGAAGGGAGAAGTGAAGATTTTCAGCAACATTTTGCAGTAACACACTTTTTTAATCCACCAAGATATTTAAAGCTTTTTGAAGTTGTTCCTGGACCAAATTGTAAACAAGAAGTTACAGATTTCTTAATGATGTATGGTGATAAATTTTTAGGTAAAACTTCTGTTTTAGCAAAAGATACTCCTGCATTTATTGGAAACAGAATTGGTATTTTCGGCATTATGAGTTTATTCCACGTTGTAAAAGAAATGGGATTAACGGTTGAAGAAGTAGATAAATTAACGGGACCTGTTATTGGTCGTCCAAAATCTGCAACATTCAGAACTATTGATGTTGTTGGTTTAGATACTTTAGTACACACAGCAAATGGTGTAAAAGACAATTGCCCAGAAGATGAAATGAGAGCGCAATTTGTAATTCCTGATTTTGTAAACCATATGATGGAGCACAAAATGTTAGGTAGTAAAACTGGCAAAGGTTTTTACAAAATGACAAAAGATGCGAATGGTAAGAGAAATATCTTAACATTAGATTTAGATACTTTAGAATATAGAGAAAAGAAATCAGCAAAATTTGCAACGTTAGAATTAACAAAAACTATTGATAATGTTGCTGACAGATTCAAAGTTTTAGTTGCAGGAAAAGATAAAGCTGGTGAATTTTATAGAAAATCGTTTGCTGCAATGTTTGCATACGTACAAAATAGAATTCCAGAAATTTCTGACGAATTATACAGAATTGATGATGGTTTAAGAGCAGGTTTTGGCTGGGAACATGGACCATTCCAAATATGGGATGCAATTGGTGTTGCCAAAGGAGTTGAGATTATGAAAGCTGAAGGACATACAATTGCTCCTTGGGTAGAAGAAATGTTGCTAAATAATAACGACTCATTTTACACAGTAAAAGAAGGAACTACTCATTATTACGACATCGTTACAAAAACACAAACTAAAAAACCAGGTCAAGATTCATTTATCATTTTAGACAATATTAGAAAATCTAACCAAGTTTGGAAAAACTCTGGTGCAGTAATTCATGATTTAGGTGATGGAATCTTAAATTTAGAATTCCAATCTAAGATGAACACGATTGGTGGTGATGTTTTAGCAGCCATCAACAAATCAATAGATTTAGCTGAGAAAAATTACCAAGGATTAATTGTTGGTAATCAAGCTGCCAACTTTTCTGTAGGTGCTAATATTGGAATGATTTTTATGATGGCTGCAGAGCAAGAATATGATGAGTTGAATATGGCTATCAAATATTTTCAAGACACAATGATGCGTATGCGTTATTCTGCAATTCCAACTATTTCTGCTCCACATGGAATGGCTTTAGGTGGTGGTTGTGAAATTTCTTTACATGCAGATAAAGTAGTTGCAGCAGCAGAAACGTATATGGGCCTTGTAGAATTTGGAGTTGGTGTAATTCCTGGTGGAGGTGGTTCTAAAGAAATGGCTTTAAGAGCTCAAGATACTTTTAGAAAAGGAGATGTTCAGTTGAATGTTCTTCAAGAATATTTTTTAACAATTGGTATGGCAAAAGTAGCAACTTCTGCTTATGAAGCATTCGATTTAGGATTACTTCAAAAAGGAAAAGATGTTGTAGTTGTAAATAAAGATAGACAAATTGCAGAAGCTAAAAAACATGCTGTATTAATGGCAGAAGCAGGTTATACGCAACCAGCTTCAAGAAATGATGTTTTAGTTTTAGGAAAACAAGCTTTAGGTGCGTTTATGGTAGCAACAGATTCTATGCAAGCAAGTCGATTTATTTCTGAACATGATCAAAAAATTGCAAACAAATTAGCCTATGTAATGGCTGGTGGAGATTTATCTGAACCAACACAAGTTTCTGAGCAGTATCTTTTAGATTTAGAAAGAGAAGCTTTTTTAAGTTTATGTACAGAAAGAAAAACTTTAGAGCGTATTCAACACATGTTAAAAACAGGAAAACCATTACGTAACTAA
- the katG gene encoding catalase/peroxidase HPI — MDNNNGKAFDINNSDASQCPFLSGNQKTTAGHGTSNRDWWPNELRLNILRQNAPKSNPLGDDFKYADAFNSVDFSALKQDVLDVMTDSQDWWPADYGHYGGFMIRLAWHSAGTYRVGDGRGGAASGNQRFAPLNSWPDNGNLDKARLLLWPIKQKYGHKVSWADLMILAGNCALESMGFPTFGFAGGREDTWEPEQDIYWGSETEWGNNEARYKDGDLEQPLAAVMMGWIYVNPEGPNGNPDPLGSAKNVRETFGRMAMNDEETVALVAGGHTFGKAHGAADPNKYVSASPHGASIEEMSTGWKNSYKSGVLQDAITSGIEGAWTPNPTKWDADYFDVLLNYDWELTKSPAGAHQWTPTAASKAKMAPTADNPNGKQALMMTTADIALKVDPAYLKISKRFHEDHKAFEDAFARAWYKLTHRDMGPIDRYLGPEVPSEELLWQDPVPKVNYTLSNADIDTLKEMILDSGLTNSQMISTAWASASTYRGSDKRGGANGARIRLEPQKNWEVNNPKELSKVLNVFKKIQHDFKGEISIADLIVLAGNVGIKEAAKKAGHSIDIDFTYGRGDASQEQTDVEGFTYLEPLADGFRNYSRKDLKLSAEHLLVDRANLLTLSIPEMTVLVGGLRVLGVNYDDSNHGVFTDKKGSLTNDFFKNILDFSITWKATNSDEKEFIGRDRKTNAMKFAGTRADLIFGSNTELRAVCEVYGANDGEERFVNDFIKAWTKVMNLDRFDLK, encoded by the coding sequence ATGGACAATAATAACGGAAAAGCTTTTGATATTAACAATTCTGATGCAAGTCAGTGCCCTTTTTTAAGTGGAAATCAAAAGACAACAGCAGGTCATGGAACTAGCAATAGAGATTGGTGGCCAAACGAATTACGATTAAATATCTTACGCCAAAATGCACCAAAATCAAATCCTCTAGGTGATGATTTTAAGTATGCTGATGCTTTTAATAGTGTAGATTTTTCGGCACTTAAACAAGATGTTTTAGATGTAATGACAGATTCACAAGATTGGTGGCCAGCAGATTATGGTCATTATGGAGGTTTTATGATTCGTTTAGCTTGGCACAGTGCAGGAACGTATAGAGTTGGTGATGGACGAGGAGGAGCTGCTTCTGGAAATCAACGTTTTGCACCTTTAAACAGTTGGCCAGATAATGGAAATTTAGACAAAGCTCGTTTGTTGTTATGGCCAATTAAACAAAAATATGGTCATAAAGTTTCTTGGGCAGATTTAATGATTTTGGCTGGAAACTGTGCATTAGAATCTATGGGATTCCCAACTTTTGGTTTTGCAGGTGGACGAGAAGATACTTGGGAACCTGAACAAGATATTTACTGGGGAAGTGAAACTGAATGGGGAAATAACGAAGCACGTTATAAAGATGGAGATTTAGAACAACCTTTGGCTGCTGTTATGATGGGTTGGATTTACGTGAATCCTGAAGGACCAAATGGAAATCCTGATCCTTTGGGTTCTGCAAAAAATGTAAGAGAAACTTTTGGAAGAATGGCTATGAATGATGAAGAAACTGTTGCTTTAGTTGCTGGAGGACATACCTTTGGTAAAGCTCATGGAGCTGCAGATCCAAATAAATATGTAAGTGCATCTCCTCATGGAGCATCGATTGAAGAAATGAGTACTGGTTGGAAAAATTCTTATAAGTCTGGCGTTTTACAAGATGCAATTACAAGTGGAATTGAAGGTGCTTGGACTCCAAACCCAACAAAGTGGGATGCTGATTATTTTGATGTGCTTTTAAATTACGATTGGGAATTAACAAAAAGTCCTGCTGGTGCACATCAATGGACACCAACTGCAGCCTCAAAAGCTAAAATGGCACCAACTGCAGACAATCCAAATGGTAAACAAGCATTAATGATGACCACTGCAGATATTGCCTTGAAAGTAGATCCTGCTTATTTAAAAATATCAAAAAGATTTCATGAAGATCATAAAGCCTTCGAAGATGCTTTTGCTAGAGCTTGGTACAAATTAACGCACAGAGATATGGGACCAATTGACAGATATTTAGGTCCTGAAGTACCTAGTGAAGAATTATTATGGCAAGATCCTGTGCCTAAAGTAAACTATACTTTAAGCAATGCTGATATTGATACTTTAAAAGAAATGATTTTAGATTCTGGTTTAACAAACTCACAAATGATTTCTACTGCTTGGGCTTCTGCATCAACTTATAGAGGTTCAGATAAAAGAGGTGGCGCAAATGGCGCAAGAATTCGTTTAGAACCACAAAAAAACTGGGAGGTTAACAATCCTAAAGAATTATCGAAAGTTTTAAATGTTTTTAAAAAAATTCAACATGATTTTAAAGGAGAAATCTCGATAGCAGATTTGATTGTTTTAGCAGGAAATGTTGGTATTAAGGAAGCTGCTAAAAAAGCTGGCCATTCAATAGACATCGATTTTACGTACGGAAGAGGAGATGCATCTCAAGAACAAACAGATGTAGAAGGTTTTACATATTTAGAGCCTTTGGCTGATGGTTTTAGAAATTATTCAAGAAAAGATTTAAAATTATCTGCTGAGCATTTATTAGTTGATAGAGCTAATTTATTAACTTTATCCATACCAGAAATGACGGTTTTAGTTGGCGGTTTGCGTGTTCTTGGTGTTAATTATGATGATTCAAATCATGGGGTTTTTACAGATAAAAAAGGAAGTTTAACGAACGATTTCTTTAAAAATATCCTTGATTTTTCAATCACTTGGAAAGCGACAAATTCTGATGAAAAAGAATTTATTGGTAGAGATAGAAAAACAAATGCTATGAAATTTGCTGGAACACGTGCAGATTTAATTTTTGGATCTAACACAGAATTAAGAGCAGTTTGTGAAGTTTATGGAGCAAATGATGGTGAAGAAAGATTTGTAAACGATTTTATAAAAGCTTGGACTAAAGTAATGAATTTAGACAGGTTTGATTTGAAATAA